The sequence ttttCCATGTAGAATTTGATTGAGAGGGTGCCCCCCCCTCGTATCCCCCATTTCTACCTGTATAATTTCTTTTTCTCATTATgtcaatgtttttcttgtataaCTTTGAGgatttttctcacaatattaacaTTTTCTTTGTATAATTTGATGGGGGGTTTGTCTCCTgatataaacattttattttatgtattttatacataaaatatttgtaatgtattttgatttttttaatacatgaagtaatttttattttattttatttaaatattaaaaatgtttctcatatcctgtattttttacatgtacaattttgaggtattttaccacataattttccaaagattTTTTCTGATAATATTCAAAACACTTGTAaacttgtaaaataaaaatattatgtaaaatataatgAAGAATTCTATTTTTTCACCCCAAACAATCCCACATTTTTACGTAATATTcccctaataaataaataaataaataaataaaaattaaaaaaaatatatatatatctttttacatttttacatgtacgactttttgtttttgtgtacaagATGAAGCCTTTTTggataatattgttatttttcttatataGAAATTGCCATTTGTTGTATGATGGTTGTAGCTGTTGTAGAGGTTGTGTAAAGAGTATGGATTTATACTAAATATCTTCATCAAATAAAGGCTTTACATTGGAATTGGGTACAGACATACTTATACAGTGTAAAATAAGAACATGTATAACCTGTTAGGTGGGGTACATGGTGGTAGTCTTCGTTACCTTTGGAAAGAAATGGAACATAATCATGGTTGACTTTGTCTCCAGATGGACCAGATGTTCTTCACGACAAAGCCATCCTGGGCTGGAGCGCCATTGCGGACCCCCTCCTCCACCAGATGGACTACAAGAACAGAAGTCTGGTTATCCGCAAAGACGGTTACTACTTTATCTACTCCAAAGTGTTTTTCGTGGACGTGGGAGTGTTCCACCACACCATGCACTCTCTCAGGGATGACGAGGAGAGCATCCCGCTCTTGCAATCCAGGACGTATTCCACAAAGACGGAGAAGAAATCCAACAGCTTCTTGGGTGGAGTCTTCCACCTCCATAAACGTGATGCCGTTTTCGTCAAAGTGAGCGACTCCTCCAAAGTAGTACGCCACAAAGCTTACGAGAACGTCTTTGGTGCGTTCATGATCTAGAACACGAGTGTCCAAAGTTTACCAACGAAGGGCCACATTCTGAATTATTAAAGGACGCAAGGGACTCATATTTCATGAATCAAAACAGGTAGATAAGCTAAGTCGTGATATACAATCATGGAAAAATGATTAGACCAggcttgtttcttcagtttataACGATGATAACaactataactataataatgtaaattattAATAGTGTAGTTATATATAAATAGTTAGAATAGTATAATAtgttatactattatattataatattatatattattatataaatataaaatagttatatataaatagtttaatagtttaatttaataGCTCATATCTAGCAACTTCCATAGCTTTCTTGATAATCACTTAAGGTCTTATATCAATAGCTCTATTATTGTGCTGCCAAAAAATCATAGTCATAAGTCATATGAGCTACTTCTGTTGTTGTCATTATATTTTGTCCATACAAAGGTACCGTTAGCTTTGCCaggcattaaaataaataaataaagtaagaaACAAGGCTTTTTCTATGactgtatatattaaaaaaaactgtatttcaactttgtattatacatacatccattctatcctcactagggtcatgggtatgctggagtctatcctagCCAAAAAGGTGTGctgcagatgtgtgtgtgtgtgtgtgtgtgtgtgtgtgggagggaggggcgtgTTCCACTTTCCACAGTTCCACAGTCACAGAGGCCATGCAGCACGTTATGAATGCAGCATGGTTTGTAGCGGTGAAGCTGTGCAGCACGTTCAACTCTTAGTAGCTGATGGTTTGGTTGGAAATATGTGGTGGATGACATGTCAGCAGAGTGGAAAGTATGCATCATGGCCGCCACCGTGACTATAGCTTCCTGTGAGCGGCATCGTTCATTGGCTTTGCGGCTGAtccttattatttcattcattcattcattttctaccgcttatcctcacaagggtcgcggggggtgctggagcctatccgagctgtcttttgggcgagaggcggggtacaccctggactggtgtccagccaatcacagggcacatatagacaaacaaccattcacactcacattcatacctatggacaatttgg comes from Doryrhamphus excisus isolate RoL2022-K1 chromosome 15, RoL_Dexc_1.0, whole genome shotgun sequence and encodes:
- the tnfsf14 gene encoding tumor necrosis factor ligand superfamily member 14 translates to MKAPSVYVVDSRATAPPLPPRAAPPRTGNLAQSLLFLLVSLALGGVILEAVLIFYLHSSQREQTSASFSRLTAEKLQSLHSSSPEVPHSKPAALLMDGPDVLHDKAILGWSAIADPLLHQMDYKNRSLVIRKDGYYFIYSKVFFVDVGVFHHTMHSLRDDEESIPLLQSRTYSTKTEKKSNSFLGGVFHLHKRDAVFVKVSDSSKVVRHKAYENVFGAFMI